gtggaggaggggaggaggacgCCCACGCGTCCCAATTCCCCCacttcccacctccccccaccaccccgcaGCCTCCGCGTCTGCGCAGCCGCAGTCAGTGCGGCGCCAGCTCTGCAGAGCCCAGACAGGGTCCGGTTGGGGAGGGTGAGTCCTTCGAGGGACCCCCGCGGGcgggaaggaggcagagaaaaggGGCTGGGGGCGCGGGCGGCGATCCGGGGATGTGCGCGCGAGTGTGGATGAGcagagtgtgtgtgcatgggcgAGGGTGAGGGGCAGAACCGCTCCAGGGATAGGGTCCGGGGAGAGGGCGTCTCCAAGCCCGTCCGGTGGGAGAGGGCCGGGGTCTATCGGGGTCGGGTCCGTTTCTCCGCAGCGGCGGTCTGTGTCCTGGCTTGGGAGTTGCAGGTGAATTCCAGCCTCCTCGTGAGGAGGGGAGCACAGACCTGTGTACCCTCGTGGGGCGGCACGGGCACGTGCGCTCGTCTCGCTGGGGCCCGGTGTCGATGTTCGCTCCCCCTGGGGTGTTCAGCGCACCTTCCCGAGTGTGCACCTGTGCGTGTTCGCGTTGTGTGTCCGCCTGGGCCCCTGTGGACCACCCTGCAACGGTGGGAGCGCAGGCTCTCAGCAAACAGGTGCAGCAGCCCCGCCTCCACTCTTCTGAGCTGTGTGGCTTTGATCAAGGGACTTCCCTGTCTGTTAAATGGAAACCTAATAGTATCTGTAGCGAGAAGTATGGCGACCTTTATGTGAGAAAAGGGATTCGCAGGGCTCAGCAGGGCTGGGCACAAGGAGAGTTCTGGGCTCCGGGAAACACTGCCGATATTGTTATTGCTTTTACTGTGGTTGCTGGTTGTCGTTGTTGTGACTGCGTCTCCATCCTCTCAAGGGATAACTTGTTTGCTATTTCACCAAGAACACTGAGGCTGTGGGGTGTGAATCTCCTCCCCCCACCATACCTCTGtctcttcccctttccttcttcctcctccactcACTGCGGATCCAGCTTCTACTGACCTTGACCTGATGGCTCTTGTCTTTCCCATCTGTCACCCCGCTTGCCTGCATTTTCTCCTTTCCCATGCCTTCTCCTCCCGTCAACCTAGATCCATGATTAATCACGtctcatattaaaaacaaagccaCACAAAACCCCAAAGCAATAAACAAATCAGAACTCCCTAATGGTACTCTCTAACACTCTTTCCCACGAAGGTCCCATAGGAATTTTCTTCCCCGGAAAATGTCTAGGCAGCCTCCTCTCCTCACCCCCAACAGACTCCCCAGCCCACACTGAGGTTGCAAATGGGCAACCCCAGGGTCTAATTCAGCCCCACAACTTGTGCTATTTGACTAAAGGTGTCTTCCTATTAAACACTGGAAATAATTATCGACATCATGAAATGTAGAAAATGCCACCTGAAAATGTAGATTTccagtcttcttttgagaaatcacAGGATGGGCAACACCAATCCCATGCGTTTGCTCTGCAGACGTTAGCTGAGTTGCATGGTGCAGCTTCCTCAGACATGAGACCTGATCTCTCTTGCCACAGTCCCCACTGCCCCTGTCATCCTCCCCATGCCATATATCCACTGCCATTTGTTCATGTGCTCCTTACAATAGAGAAGTATTTCTCTTGACctacatttaattttcattgGTAGAAAAGTGACAGGAAAAGAGTCCTCTTGATTGATTCATTGATCgatttttgagagagtcttgctctctcacccaggctggagtgcagtagcatgatcctagctcactgaagccttgaactcccaggctcaaaggatcctcccagtaactgagactacaggctcgtgacaccatacctggctaatttttaaacatttttctaaagactgggtctcactcaggctggcctcaaactcctgggctcaagcaaccctcccaccttggtctcccaaagtgctaggattacaggtgtgagccacctcgcctggctgatTTATGTATTAATTCATGTCGTTTCCTATCCCATTCGTTATATACAAATGTGCAGACTGGAGAACCATGTGTGGCTGTAGGTGTGTATATgagtatgtgagtgtgtatgtgtgtgagtgtgaatgtgtgtgtgactgtgagtgtgtatgagtgtgtgtgtttgtgttggtctatgtgagtgtgtgtgaatgtggatgtgtgtgtgtttgtgttagtgtgtgtgtatgtgactgtgtgtgtggatgtgtggatATGTTTATGTTTGTATGCGTGTATATGTACGTGAgtatgtgtgtctgcatgtgcctGCCCATGACAATCATTCCCTTTCCAGCTTTGTCTCCAGAGTGCTCTCTACCGCTTGACCTGCTGTGTGCTTTATTTGTGCCCTGCCTGTCTCTTTGTCTCcctactagaatgtaagcccCAGGAGGGCAGGAATCTCCACTTGATTACTGCTGTATTTCTAATGCTTACAATCGTTCCTAGCCCCTGCTGGCCCTCTGTAACGATTCACTGAATGATGAAATGTCCATCAGTCCTCAGGTTCTGAATCCTGTGCCTGGGGAACCAGAGAGGACCCTGGAgcgggaggagaaagagaagcttGTCTCAGAAGCTCCACCTCCTCCTGAGGCAATGCAGAGTCTCAGGCCTGAGCAGACACGGGGGCTGCTGGAGCCTGAGAGGACCAAGACGCTGCTGCCTCGGGAGAGCCGGGCCTGGGAGAAGCCTCCCCATCCCACCTGCACCAAGGACTGGGAGGCTGTGGAGGTTGGGGCCTCCAGCCATGACAGTGATGAGAAAGGTGAGAGGCAGGGGTCCTTTGGGAAGTGAGTGGGTAGAGAGGAAGGAATTGGCAGAGCCTAGGGAAAGACTAAACATTCAGCCCTTCACTCATCCATTCAACAGCTATTCATGGAGCACTGTGTCAGTCAGCTTTTGCTGTGTAACAAGTCATCCCCAAACTTAGGGGCTTAAAGCAACAATCACTTATCAGCTCatgattctgtgggtcagaagtTTGACCTGGCTTCAGGGGACACTTTTCCTGCCTGTGCTTGTCTGTGCAGCCTCAGAGAGCTGGTGAGGCCACTGGTCGATCTCAGACGGCTTTACTCCCATGTCTGctggtgctggctgttggctggctTGGTGGTGCTGAGGACAGGCCATGTGTCTCCAGCAGGATTTTTCGGGGTTATCCTCATGGGGTGCTTGCAGGGTTCTCAGGGATGGCAAGAGAGGGAACTCCCCAATTTTCAAGCACTGGAAGATTTGAAGAGGAAAAACACATGATCtcatttgcatttcaaaaatattcctCTAACTCAGTGGATTTCAACTGGGCATGGTCTTATACCCCACTTCTCCTCCCCAGGCGATTTTTGGCAGTATCTGGAAACATTTAGGATTATCCTAACTGTGGAGATGCTGCTGTTGTCTGGTGGGGAGAAGCCAGTAGTTATGCTGATAAACGTCCTACCATGCACAGGACGGACCCTCCCCTCACAGAAAGAATGGTGCAGCTCCAAATGCTGTTAGTGCCAAGTTTGAGAAACCCTGAGTCTCACTACATGTGAGAATGCATTGTAGGGCTAGGAAGTCAAGAATAGAAGGTGGGAGGCCAGTTAGGAGACTCCTGCAACTGTCCAAGACAGAGGTGAGGTAAGTGGAGAGATTTGGGACATCTTTGGGAGGAGGAATGAGTTCTTGCTGATGGATGTGGAGAAGGGGAGGAAAAGAGAGGTATCATGATGACTTTTAGGGTTTTGGCCCAAACAGATGGATAAAGGGTGGTGCCATTTGCCGACATCTCAATGGCACCCCATAGCAGAAAGGGGCTGAACCTTATACCAACGACTAGGCACTGTCTTTTTCCTCAGGGGATGAGCAGGCCTGGGACAGAAGGCGTGGATAACAGAGGCCAGCTCTGCTAGTGAGGCTTGGCACTCCTGGCTGGGGCTAAGGTGCAGGAAGAGTGGAAAATGCCAGGATTTGCCCAGTCTATTCAGCTTAGGGATGAGAAGGACGCTAAGGTTCTGACTATGGGGACATGTCCCAACTAGTGTCTGTTCTTTGGAAGCTGGGGAAGCCTTCATCATCCTGGTTTACTTCTGCGGCTTTTTCTTCTGCTCCTTCACTCAGTTTCTGCTGGGGGCCTGTAGAGAAGGAACTCTTTTATCTACTGGACAGGTAAGGGACTGAAGACTCAAGTGGCAGGGCACATCAGGTGACCCAGTTGAAGTTTTCTAGGTAGTTATAGAACAGAATTCAGGTCTCTCATTCTCTCAGCCCCATCTGAACCATCATGTaggcatgtgtgtttgtgtgtggggggttgtgtgtttgtgtgtgtgtgtgtgagagagagagagagaaggagggtgagggagagagaaagagagagagaggaggctaTTACTAGAAAAGGGACAAGATGCCAGTGGGAAGAGCCCACTCCCACCATCTGGCCACTCACTCATGGCTCCTTTTTCCTCCACTCCCACCCTCACCCAGACCTGTCTTCTCAAGAGACTGGGCTTTCCCAGGAGTGGAGCTCGGTGGAGGAAGATGACGAATCAGAGGGCTCCCAGGTACACTGGGGGGTTTGTTCTTTTTCCACAAATGTCCCACTCTGTAGATCTCAGCAGTTTGTCACATTTGCATTCTCAGCTTGGAATTTACCTGCCCCATAAAAATCTCAAGCGATCTCTTGTGTCTGATCTCTGTGGTGATCAGACACAGACTGGAGGGTCTCCATGTGGTGTGTGTAACTCAGTTCACATGTACCCTCCAACACTTCCTTCATAAATCCATCTACCCATGCATCCACCTCTGTACTTCATCTTCTATCCACTTATTCATCAACCCTCCCTTCCACCCACCCTCTTACCTTTCCaatcactcatccattcattcatctacctCTCAAACATCTACTAGCCATTCACTCATCTGTCCACTCATTCATCCACCTAAACTTTTATTCGCCTACTCCCTTGTATacccattccatccatccatccatccatccatcatccatccatcatccatccatccatccatcatccatccatccatccatccatcatccatccatcatccatccatctatccatccatccatccatccatccatccctatACTTCATCTGTTTatccacttatccatccatccatccagcatgCATCAACCCATCCCTAAATCTCAGCTGTCTGTCCACTTGTCCATCCACCCATAAACCCTCCCTTCCACCCACCCTCTCACCTTTTCATTcacctatccattcattcatctacccATTGAACATCCACCAACCATTCATCTGTCCACTCATTCATTTACCCAACCTTTCATCCCTTATGCATCCATATacccattccatccatccatccatccacccattcatccatcaatatATCCAGTTATCCATATACATACTCATTCACCCTTTTAATCAGATGCCATCAATCCATCTATTCAATCCAACCACCTACATACCCATCCCCTATCCACTCATCTGTCCAACCACCTATTGATCCCTCTACTACCTGTTGGCTGTGGTGAGGATATGGCTAGTATGCATCCACCATAtgcccactcattcattcatccatctgtaTCTATTCACACATCCAGTCATAAGACCACCTACcaatccattcacccatccacccactattccatttatccatccactaACCATCTACTGAGTTTTAATCCACATACTACAAGGAAAACAAATTTCTAATTATCAAACACATTTCTTTCACTCAAAaacctaatattttcttttttgaggaatAAGACGTCAATATAAGAAAACCAGTGGTTCTTTCATTTATACATTCATCTCATACatgagaaaaatcacataatcacTCTCAGTGAGCACATGAGAGTCCCATCCATCTCCCAATCATGTCAGGAATGTAACTCTGGCTGCCTCAAGCCAGAAAATGGATTTACTGACTTGTGGTGCAGGGGTGAGGGCGAGGGAAACAAACTGGCCAACAAACCATGATAGTGCAGAAAtaagtgctgggcacagtggggtGGCCCAAAGGAAGAAGTTAACTGCATGCCAGGAGGTTTATTCTTGGATATCCTAGAGAGGAGGACACACCAGGCCTGGGGTTTTCAGGATAGTAAGAATTCCACAGGCATAGCAGGGAAGGGAGGAACATGTGCACAGGCAAGGTGGTATAGCAAGGTACGTTTGGGGGACACTGAAGTTAAGGGCAGAGTAGTGGGAGGTTTGGGTGAAAATATGGCTGGGAtgacatcattcattcattgcacgtctatttcttgagcacctactcaGTGCCAAGCAGTGTTCAATGCACAGAGCATACAATAGTGAGACAGAAatggtccctgccttcatggagctcacAGTCACCGAGGTAGACAAATGACAATTGAAATAAGCAGCTAAAATATGAATTGCGCTGAGTGGTGATAACTGctgtggagaaaaatgaagcaggaaGGGGGTTTGGGAgtaggagctggggctgggggttgCTATTTTAAGAAGGGTGTCTAGGAAAGTCCCCACTGAGAGGGAGCTATTGAGTGAGGACCTGAAGGAGGTGGGGAGTGAGACTGGCAGGTGTCTAGGGGGAGGGGGCTCTGCGCAGAGgacacagcaagtgcaaaggccctgaggtacaGACGTGCCTGGTACATTTGAGGAACAACAAGAGGGGTGGtggtcagtgtggctggagggtgggagggaggactAGCAGGTGAGGTCATGGAGGCGATGGGGTGGACGATGTAGCGTCTCATGGGCCATGGTGAAATGTGAGTTTTACTCTGAGTGGGTTGGGAGCCATAGGCGAGTTCTGGACAGAGAAGGGACACGTTCTGATTTGGCCTTTAGCAGGACTCCTCTCACTGCTAAGTCACACACCGAGGAGGCTGGATGTGTTTTGCAGGCAGTGGGAGCCATAGAAGGGGTCCGGGGACTTACAGAATCACTCTGGGAGCCCATGTAGAAGGAAGGTGGGTTGGATGTGGCTGGGGTTAGAGTTTAGAGGGGCAAAGGAGCAAGTCAGAAATGTGTAGTTAGGGAAAAAAAGGTAGAAACGAAACAGAAGAGTTGCCACTTTCCTTGTGCATGTTACAAGCTtcatgctattcttttttttttttttttttttgagacggaatcttgctctgtcgccaggctggagtgcagtggcatgatcttggctcactgctcactgcaacctccgcctcctctgttcaagcgattctcctgcctcagcctcctgagtagctgggactacaggcacacaccaccacgcccagctaattcttgtatttttagtagaaacggggtttcaccatgttggccaagatggtcttgatctcttgacctcgtgatccgcctgcctcggcctccaaaagtgctgggattacaggcatgagccatgatgccCGGCCAGCTTGACGCTATTCTAAGCGCATCTTATTATAACTCATCTAGTAACTTAACACTCATTAACTCTCATGATTAACTCATGAGCCTTGTGAGATCGTTAGCATGGTATCCTcctctgcagatgaggaaactgaggcagagagaaaccAGATGTCTTGCTTCAGGTCCCACAATGAGTGGGTAGCAGAGGTAGCATAGAGTTTGGGCTTGGAGGGGAGAACAGGAGCCAATGGGACCCAGGACGTGTTGAGTCGGGGACCTGATGACATTTCCAGACCTGTGGGACGTAAAAGGTGAAGGAACAGGGGCAAGCCCAGGGGCAACACGTGAATTCTGATGTGGGGACAGGGCAGAGGGAGGTTCTAGCCTTCAGCATAGGGATCAAGGAGGCAGTTTGGAAGAAATGACAAGGTCGATTTTAGACATGCTGCTTGGGAGAGGCCTCTGTgacatcattcattcactcactcattcgcCCAGTTGTAATTCATTGAGCCAGCATTGATGGAGCACACACCAGGGGGCTGATAGGGGAGGGCCTCTCATTGGCAGGCCCTAGGTCAGTTTTCTGCATGGACAGACCCTCCTTCCTGCAGACAACCACCCTCTTTCAAAAAAGGAAGAGGAGCAGGCTGTCTGGAACCAGAGGCCTTTGATGACAGTTAACAGCCTCATCATGGGCCGGGAGCTGGACTTTGTGCTCCACTTACCTTAATTTACTTGGTCCTCTTATCAGTCCTTGATGTAGGACctgttatcccattttacagatgggaaaactaaggctcagagaggtcatgTGACTTTCCCTTGTCATGCAACGtgtaaatggcagagctaggatttgtaCCCAGCATGTCTCTTAACCACCAGGTGTCCTGCCTGTTTGGGGCTTGATCCTGCCCCGAGAGAGGACTGGGGACAGAGATGAAGGCCTCTCCCTGTTCTCCTAGTCACTATACCTCCTGTGGAGAGGAGCGAGTGaagaagtggaagaaagaaaaacagttacTTTCCGGGAGGGCAGAAGTTCCCAGTCTGTGGGCCCAGAAGAAAGCAAGCAGGGGAAAACGGTCCCATCATTACCGTTCCCTAAAATGCAAGCATATGTAACACCTGCAAATCTTATCTAAGTGCATGAGATTTCAAAAAGATCAATGCCCAGAAATAACCCCTGGTAAAAGTTGCTGTGACAGGCCAAATTCATCCATAGTGTGAGAAGTTGGGGTAGTGGTTACCTTTGAGGTTGGGGGATTTGCGGGGTTGATAATGATCTGCTTCCTGTTTGGGGTGCTAGTTACATGGTGTGTTCACCTTCTGAAGTTCCCTCAGGCTGTACACCTAGGATGTGTGCGACCTCccctttctacattccacttcaaCAGAATGTTTTacgctggctgggtgcagtggctcacatctgtaatcccagcactttgggaggcagaggcaggcagatcacttaaggtcatgagttcgagaccagcctgcataacatggcaaaaccccgtttctactaaaaatacgaaaattagctgggcatggtggcgcatgcctgtaatccaagctactcaggaggctgaggcaggagaatcgcttgaacctgggaggcagaggttgcaatgagctgagattgtgccactgcactccagcctgggcgacagagtgagactctgccaaaaaaaaaaaaaaaaaaaagtttctgtatATATCCTTGTGTATATCTTGCCAAATATGTTTCCCTATATACTGAGACTGAATTGAGATTTGTGTGCCAGTGCTTGATCGAGGGTTGTGCTCTCAGGTGAAGCCCAGCGGGGAGTGAGGGAAGCtgtagaggagaggagaggagccaGGCAAATATACTGGTAGAACTGAAGTCCAGCCTCCGTCTTATCCCAAGGGAACCCTGGAATGTGAATAGAGAGTTGTTCtcctctgggccaggtgcagtggctcacgcctataatcctagcactttgggaggctgaggtgggtggatcacggggtcaagagttcaagaccagcctggccaagatggtgaaaccccgtctgtactaaaaatacgaaaattagctgggcatggtggcggatgcctgtaatctcagctactcgggaggctgaggcagagaattgcttgaacccaggaggcagaggttgcagtgaactgagattgtaccactgcactccagcctgggcgacacagggagactctccttcttaaaaaaagaaagaaaaaaagatagagaGAGAGTTATCCTCCTCTAGGTCAATGGAGTGGCCTTTTGTATCCCATATGAGTTATTGTTGGCTGTGGACTGCCCTGGAGGGCGAATTAACCTCCTGGGTAATCTTCTAAGAAGGAGGATCTCATTAGCAAAGGGCATTTGTCAGAAGAGAAGGAGCAACTACAAACTGTAAACCATATAAGTAGCAGCCAATACCCCTAGCATCCAGGGGAGAGCTGCACCAGcctgaaaaacagaaatagagaGGAATTAGGTGAGGCATCTATGGGTTTATTATGTGTGATGTGTATAAAATTATTGGATTTCAGATTACctgtatttattacattttcttaacTCTATATTCTGCTTTTCAAAATTGAAGTATAATTATTTCCAATAAAATGCACTAACCAGAGAGTGTTTACACATGTACATCCATGTAACCAACACCCCAATAAAGATATTGAGTGCTGTCATAATTCTAGAACATTCTCTTATTTTCCCTTCTGGTCCATCTCACTCCCCAGCCCTGGAAGCAACTACAGTTCTTGATTTCCACTTGCATGGATTAGTTTTgcttgttgttgaattttatataaacacTGTCATGTAGTaaactacatatatattttttaattccaaaaaaggaaattatggCAAAATTGTTATTCCTCCAGTTGGCGTTTTCACTTAATACATGCTGGGCAGTTTTCCATTTAATACATATTGATTATCTTCATTGTATTTCAAAGTTACTTTTTCCTGCTGCTAAATATTCTCTAGCTTGGTTGTGTCAGACCCATTTCCTTGGCTGATGAATTGTTAGGCTCCCATTGTTGTCACTGTTACAGAAGGCAATGCTACAATGAGCGTTTGTTCAGTTGGCCCAATTTTATGCATGGATTATGAGGAACTTTATAAAAATTCATATTATCTGGTTCTCCTCAGATACACTGAACCAGACAATCCAAAGGGGATCCCAAGATATTTGAAAAACTCTCCCAACAACTTTTGGTGCTCTACCAGGTTTGGGAACTGCTTAAGTGGGTCATTGTCCCTAGGTATCTGGTTGTAAAGGAAGATTTGAAATGAGGTGTCATCCAGAGGGAATCAGCAGGCTAGAGGGAGGAATTTGTTTTCAAAGATTAGAAATGTGAATTCCATCAATGATTTATAATATACTTTAATAATTCATAGTctgtttccttccatttttcttctctcacAGGATTTTTTTCAGTGTTCACCATTGCCTAACTTTCCAGATAATCCATTATGTCTTGTACATTCACCAAATTTCCTTGATATTTTAATAGCAATTACACTAACTTCATCATTAATTTGGAAAATTATCATCGTTAAACATTTTGTCTTCTCATCTCTTATCAtggtatattttttcatttattaactcattcaacaaatatttacagagttcATACCCTGTTccaggcactgggaatacagTAGCAAACAAAGCAAAGGTTTGCCCTCTTGGTGCTTACAATGTCACTGGAGGAAGAGACAATAAACATACATAGCATGTCAGGTGGTGATAAGAGCATGGAGAAAAAGACAAGGGGCATGCATAGTGCAGGGTTAAGGGTATCTGgaggaagggcattccaggaaGAAGAACTCGTAACTACAAAGGCTTGGAAGTGACTGTAGCTGGAACAGGGTGAGAAAGGCAAGGAATGACATCAATGTTAGAAGGAGCACTCTGACTGGCCCATGGACAAGAAATTGGGTGGGATTATCAAGATAAGAaacgaaattctgtctcaagagTACAAGATAGATGACAGTGGCTTTGGCCAGCGTGGTGGAAGTGAAGGGGAGGGAAATGGTCAGATTCTGAATGTTTTGAAGATAAAGCCAACAGTATTTGCTGATGTCTTGAATGTGGGTGGTGACAGAAAGAGAGTCAAGGATACAACAGTTGGAGGTCTGGAGGGGCCTGAAGGGGTAATGGGAGGAAAACTGCATGaggagctttctttctttttttttttttttttgtgggggacaTTAGAATATTTGTTTGGGGACATGTGAAGTTTAAGATGTCCATCAGATATCCAACGGGAGATGGCAAATAGGCAATGAGATATATAGTTGGGTCAAcgaatacacatacatatgcatgcacacacatatctcTTGAGGGGGTGGGGTCATTAGAGCATAGATGGTATGTTAAAACTGAGATTTAATATACCAGTGAGATTTTGAAATTGTCATCCCATTATTCGAACATTTCCTCTAAGAGAGCAtagttattttacattcttttgttTATCTTATATCTAGTTACTCAGTTGTACCATTTTAAATTCAAACAGCTTTTCTCTTGATATGACATTTCATTTCCGAACATATAAGTCTATTTTCCTGCAAGTAACAATGATGGCCCCTTCCTTTCCAATAtttatccttttccttttttctgtttcaggGCTTTGTGGAGTGGTCAAAAGCTCCACAACAAACAACCATAGTCTTGGTAGTGTGCGTGCTTTTTTTGTTCCTGGTTTTAACAGGGATGCCTATGATGTTTCACATTTAACTATAATGGTGGCtgttgttttaaaagtttaatttaatgaaatagatGCCCTATGTCATGTTAAGGAATTGTGCTAGTTAAAAATCAGGAATAGGTGTTGAATAGTTTCAAATGCCTTTCAAACATCCtttgagatgatttttaaaaaatttttggtgTGAGTTTTCACATAATTTATTTCCATGAAATGAAGACATCATTGattgtaaaacattattttgtataCCACGGAGAAAGAAAAGTGCTAATTAATCGTAAGATGCCACCAACTGGAAGATATCTCCTGACtttgagaagatgaaaaaatGTGCAACTGAGGATTGATGAAATCTGGTACATTTCCTAACATCAAACCAACTTTGCATTCTTAAGGTTTTGGTGCACCAGTCTTTTCATGcactaaattatatttattgatattttatgtAGGATTCTTGCCTCTATCTTCACATGTGAGATTGGTGCTATTTTGTGAAGTTTTGGTATCATGGTTAAGCTTGCATCATAGAAAGACTTGGGTAACTTTTACCTTTTCTATGCTTTTAAATAGTTTCTGTAGCTTAAGAAGTATCAGTCCCTTgacattttaaatgaattcatTGTTATAACCA
This portion of the Pongo abelii isolate AG06213 chromosome 20, NHGRI_mPonAbe1-v2.0_pri, whole genome shotgun sequence genome encodes:
- the SMIM17 gene encoding small integral membrane protein 17 yields the protein MQSLRPEQTRGLLEPERTKTLLPRESRAWEKPPHPTCTKDWEAVEVGASSHDSDEKDLSSQETGLSQEWSSVEEDDESEGSQGFVEWSKAPQQTTIVLVVCVLFLFLVLTGMPMMFHI